The nucleotide sequence ATCCGCCGGATTACCCCATGGCCGCCCCGGTGCTTACCCTGGCCGCCGCTGTGGGGGCGTATGGCAAAGCTCTGGAGGAGGACTGGGAACCGCCATTCCAGCACCTCTGGATCGGTGAGGCGGGAATTGGTCATGTGGGTGTGGACGGCATCTGTGCCATCGAAATCGGGTCCGGCCCCGGAGCCCCCGCAGAGGGTTTCATAGTACTGGTAGCGATCGTTGCCAAAAGTAAAGTTATTCATCGTCCCTTGGGAGGCGGCCATCACCCCCAAAGCCCCATACAAGGCATCAACGATCGCCTGGGAGGTCTCCACATTGCCCGCCACCACCGCAGCCGGATAGTGGGGATGCAACAGACAGCCCTCTGGCACGATCACCTCCAAGGGTCTAAGACACCCGGCATTGAGGGGAATCGCTTCCGTCACCAAGGTGCGAAAGACGTAGAGTACGGCTGCCTTACAAACGGCCAGGGGAGCATTGAAGTTGTTGGGTTCCTGAGGAGAAGTACCCGTAAAATCAATCCGGGCACTACGAGTTGCGGGCTGTAGGGATACGGTAACCTGAATCTGGCTGCCATTATCCATCCCATAGGTAAAGCGCTGTTGCGTTAACCGCTGGGCCAACTGGTCCAACACCCGCCGCACGGCAGCCTCTGCCTGCTCCTGGACAAAGCCCATATAGGTCTGCACTAGGGCCAGTCCATGCTGCTGGACCAGATGCTGCAGTTCTCGCACACCCCACTCGTTAGCGGCGATCTGGGCCTTCAAATCGGCGATATTCTGGGCCGGATTGCGGGCCGGATAGGGGCCTGCGGTCAGGAGATCCAGGAGTTCCTGTTCCCGGAACTGGCCCCGATCGACCAGTAGCACCCGGTCTAGCAACACGCCTTCCTGATCCAGACTGGTGCTGTGGGGGGGCATGGAACCGGGAGTGATGCCCCCGATATCGGCATGGTGCCCTCGGGAAGCCACATAGAAAGCAGGACGGCCAGGATGGCTCTCCTGACAAAACACCGGTGTAATTACGGTCACATCTGGGAGATGGGTGCCCCCGTCATAGGGATTATTGAGGACATACACATCACCGGGGACCAGGGTCGCACCGTGGGAGGCCATCAGAGCCTGGACACTTTCCCCCATAGAGCCGAGATGGACGGGGATGTGGGGCGCATTGGCCACCAGTTGCCCCTGCTGATCAAAAATGGCGCAGGAAAAGTCCAGCCGTTCCTTGATGTTGACGGAGGAACTGGTGTTTTGCAGGGTCAGTCCCATCTGTTCGGCGATCGACTGAAACTGATTGCTCAAGACTTCCAGCAGTACGGGGTCCGGGGTTTGGGGCAGAGCTGCGGTGGGGAGGGACAATACAGGAGCGTCAGCAGGGCAATGCCGACGCAGCACTACCTCCCCCCGATCGGTCACCTGAGCCAGCCAGCCCGGTTCCAGGATGGTCGTGCTGGTGGTGTCGAGGAGGATGGCGGGACCAGCGAAGTGATCGCCCGGTTGCAAATCCTGCCGCTGGAAGACGGGGGTCGTCTGCCAGTGATCGGCGCTATACATCGGCACCTGGGCGATCGCCACTGGGGCTCCCTTGCGCGATCGCGCAAGGACGGGCTCTGGTGGGTGGGGCATCTGACCCACGACCTCAACCGCCACGGCCTCGACGATCAGAGGGCGGCTGCTCGAGGTAAATCCATAGCGTTGCTGATGGGCCTGGGTGAAGCGATCGATCAGGGTGGCCCGCTCCCCGAACTCAACAATCAGGGCTGAATCAGTACCCTCATAGCGCAGATGTACCCGGGGCAATACTGCCAGGGTTATGTCCAGTCCCGTCGGGGATTGGCGGGTGAGTTCCCCAGAGGCCGCTGCCTCCAGTGCGGCCAGAATAGCCTTCAGTTGGGGCATGAGCGCCTCGGTGAGCGGGGCTTCCACAGCCCGTTCGCGCAAAACGCGCAGACTGGCCAGCCCCATCCCATAGGCGGATAGAACCCCTGCATAGGGATGGATAAAGACCTGTTGCATCCCCAGGGCCTCGGCAATCAGGCAGGCATGTTGGCCACCGGCTCCGCCAAAACAACAGAGGGTGTAGTCCGTGACATCATAGCCGCGCTGCACGGAGATTTTTTTGATTGCTGCTGCCATTTTCTCGATGGCGATCGTCAAAAAGCCCCTGGCCACCTGCTCTGGAGTGCGGTGATCCCCTTTCGCCGACTGAATCTGGCGAGTCAACTCCGCAAATCGTTCCTGGACGATCGCCTGATCCAGGGGTTGATCACCGCCAGTCCCGAAGATCCTGGGAAAAAACTCCGGTTGCAGTCTCCCCAGCATGACGTTACAGTCCGTCACTGTCAGGGGTCCCCCATTGCGATAGCAGGCTGGCCCCGGATAGGCTCCAGCAGAGGCTGGCCCCACCCGATAGCCCGTATCCTCAAACCGGAGCATGGAGCCTCCCCCGGCTGCCACCGTATGGATCGCCATCATGGGCGTTCGCAGGCGTACCCCAGCAACCTCCGTCTCAAAGGTGCGTTCGTACTCTCCCCGGTAATGGGCCACATCGGTGGAGGTGCCTCCCATATCGAAACTGATGATGCGATCGAACCCCGCCCTGAGACTGGTTTCGACTGCACCGACAATGCCGCCAGATGGTCCCGACAGGATGCTGTCCTTGCCCTGGAACGATCGGGCCTCCGCCAGTCCCCCGTTGGATTGCATGAACAGCAGGGAGGGGAATCTGTTCCCTGAGGCAGAGAGGGATTGACTAACCTGCTCCACATAGCGACGCAGAATTGGGGAGAGGTAGGCATCCACTACCGTTGTATCCCCCCGGCTAATCAGCTTCATCAGGGAACTGACGGCATGGGACATGGAGATCTGGGTAAAACCAACCTGGCGGGCCAGGGCTGCCACCTGCCGTTCATGATTGGGGTAGCGGTAGCCGTGTAGGAACACGATCGCGCACGATCGAAACCCATCGTCATACGCGCCCCGTAGAGACGCGATTAATCCTGTCTCTACGGGGCGCGTGATGGGGACCAATTCTTCTCCCTGGGCCGAATATCGTTCCTCGACCTCGATCACCCGTTCATAAATCATCTCCGGCAAGACAATCTGGCGAGCGAAAATGTCCGGGCGATGCTGGTACCCGATACGCAGGGCATCCCCAAAACCTTGGGTGATCAGCAGCAGAGTACGATCGCCCTGGCGTTCCAGCAAAGCATTCGTGGCCACAGTAGTTCCCATCTTGACCACGGCAATCTGGTCTGTGGGGATGGGTTGGTCGGATACCAGCCCCAGAAGGTCTCGGATGCCCTGAATGGCTGCATCCCTATACCGGCCTGGATTTTCTGACAGTAATTTGTGGAGAATTAGCTGTCCATCGGGTCGGCGAGCAACAATATCGGTGAACGTGCCACCCCGATCGATCCAGAATTGCCAGCCTGTGGTCATAGGATTTTCCAATCGCCCCGTGAGATATGGATAAACCGTCTCACGGGGCTCGACAAAAGAGAAGCCCCACCTATGCACAAATTGCAGCAGCAGATGGAGCTTGGACGCAGTTAGGAGGTATCTTAGAATTCCAGGGTAACTGCCCCCCCTGGAGAGTGGCGAAGTCTTAATAAGTTCTTAATCCGTTGGAGTATCCCTGTTTCCAGACAACCTTTTTAAGGCTTGGGCAAGGCCCCATCCAGAGAGATAAATGGCAGGGCCCCATTGCCCCCTAGAACGGTTGGGAAGTGGCCATCCCACTTTTCGATCGCCTGCTTTTGCAACAGTTCCGGCGTCAGGGTTTCCCGCAGTAACCGCTGTGCCTGAGCTGTGCCCTGAGCGCGGTTGACTTCCGCTTCGGCTTCGCGGGTGGCTTTCACCGCGACGAATTCGGCTCGTTTCGCTTCCTGTTCGGCAATCTGCTTGGCCTCCACTGCTTCACTGAAACGATCGGAGAAATGAACTCCCACCAGGGAAATATCATCGACCCCGATATAGTAATTGGCCAACCGACCCGTCAGGGATTGATCAACCCCTGCTTTGACCTCTTCCCGCTTGGTAATAATCTCCTCAGCGGTGTACCGGGCCATCACGGCTTTCAAAACTTCTTCGACTGCGGGGTTAATGATCCGCTGCACCACCTGGTTTTCATCCCCAATCTCTTGAAACATGACATTAGCCTGGGTGGGCACGATATGCCAGTTTAGGGCCACATCGGTAAACACATCCTGCAGGTCTTTGGAAGCAGCCTGGGTCGGGATCTGGTGCTTTTGCACCCGCACACTCAATTTCTGGACGGTGTTGATCACAGGCACAATGGGGTGAATCCCTTCTCCCAGAACTTCTGGTAGGACTCGACCAAATTGCATCACAACTCCACGTTCCCCCGCATTGACAATCACAAATGGTTTCAGAACGGTCACCATCAGGAGGAGGAGCAAAGCCAGGATCAGGGAGATCGTCGCGGTTCTGGAGGAATCAGTTGATTTCACAGCTTCTTTCCTTATGGACGGGACAGTGGATAGGAGACGGTGCAGTCATATGGCCCTGCCTCAGTTTTTCTGAACTGAGGAGAGCTTACCGGGATCGATATTGATAAATGGCAGGGCTCCATTTCCCCCCATGACGACGGGAAACTGGCCATTCCATTTTTCGATCGCCAGCTTTTGGAGCAGTTCTGGTGTCAGGGTCAGACGCTGCAGGCGCTGGGCTTCAGCCTGTCCCTTCGCTCGATTGACTTCGGCTTCAGCTTCCTTGGCAGCCCGTTGGGCAATAAAGTCTGCCTGTTTGGCCTGTTGCTCAGCGATCTGTTTGGCCTCGATCGCCTTATTAAACTCTGCCGAGAAACTGACATCAACCAGGGAAACGTCGTCGATGATAATACCGTAAGGCTTCAGCCGTTCCCGGATCTGGTCATCGATCTCCCCTTTCAATTCAGTCCGGCGGGTGATAATTTCCTCGGCTGTTTTCTTGGCTGTTGCAGCTTTGACCACCTCTGAAACGGCGGGCGTGATAATGCCGTTGACAATTTGACCCTCATCTCCGACCTGCTGGAAGACCCGATTCACCTTCAGGGGATCAACGTGCCAGTTGACAGCGATATCTGCGGTGACGTTCTGCAGGTCTTTAGAGGCCGCTTCTGCTTTGACATCATTCTTCTGGACCCGCACGTTAATTTTCTCGATCGTAGTCACGATCGGGACGATTGGATGTAAGCCCTCATCCAGGATTCTGTCCTGGACTTTGCCGAACTGCATGATCACACCTCGTTGTCCGGCATTCACGATGGTGAAGGGGCGAAAGAGTAATGCTCCAAGGATCAGCACAACCCCTCCAGTCAGATAGAGAGGATAGGTAGAAGATTTCATCGCATCAGAACCTCATTGTTGGTACTTAAGAACGAGGATTACATAAAGTGGAGATTTGGAGGCAACGCCCCTGCATCCCCATGATTCACTCTATTGAATCCATGATCCTTAACAAATCAAATGACCCATGACATTTAACAGGAGTCATCGGTGCTTCACCAGGGACTCAACCCATCAAATGACCCATGACCACCCTGTTCAAGTTTTAATCTTTCGATCTTGAGGATAGGGATATTCCCGCAATAGGGCGAGTACCGCTCGGAGTTGGGATTCTGTCGGCATGGACAAGGGGTGAACTTGTTTCAGCCAGTTCAGGGCCTCCCACAACTCCAGATTGCGGTAGCGGCATAGATAGGCAATGCAAACGGTGGGCGATCGTTCAATTCCGGCCAGGCAATGAACATAGATAGGCAGATGATGTTCAATACTGTGTTGAATCATATCCACTGCCGCCATTAACTGACTGGGCTTCATTTCGCTGCGGTAATGGCTGTCGGGGAGGACCAGGCGTAGGCAGCGAAAGCTTTGGCTCACATCTTCGGGTAAAGGTTCTTCAGAATTGGCGCACAGAGAGAGGACAACTCTGATATTGGCCTGGGCCAGTACGGCACTATCCCCTGGCTGGGGTGATCCGCCAACAGCTAGCTTGCCGGGAATGACCCAACTCATACGCAGTTTGCCCCGTCGGGCGGCTGCTTTCTGATAAGCCGCTTTCCGGGCGGGGGAGTGGTCACGAGCCTTCCTAAACGGAACGAAAAACTGCACGATCCGCCAGAGGAATTGCTTAAGGTGATAGAACGCTGTTTTTCGCACCCACTTATCCGCAGAGTGACTGAAGGAAGACCAGGACGACGGAACCACGACGCACAGAGATGCCCTCTTAAAAGGATGTAACTTTGATCAACACCGTTATAAATCACCTTTTCTGATTGATCTATGACCGGAGTTGAACGGTTAGAGCAGATGGGCACATCTAGCTACATCTACATCTAGCTACATGTATATGTTGCCAACTAAATATATTGTCAACCAGATACCACCCAATTAGAACCCAGGAAAGAGCTGTCAGAGGGACTATAGGGGAATAGACAGGATCTGCAGCCAAACTGTTTCAAGAGAAACAGGATTCTTTAAGAAATAGGGCGATTAACCCTATGTTAGCAACCGTAACAATACTTGAACGCAGATAGTACCTACCAACGACCCGGAATATTGGGGTTGGGCTGGAAGATTGCACGAATCTATTGTAAAAATGGCCGGATAGCAAGTAGTTTTAACGTCAACCTGCAAAACAGGATCTTTCCAATTTGTCAAGATGAGCTAAACTCACGGGTACAATATTGCCCCCAGGGTCGATTGATTCAGAACACTGCTGCATTCGTTTAAGAGAGTTAAGTTATGCGGAGACCTCAAAAAATACTGAAGCTCATGGGTAACACCCTCCTCCTGGGTGTGGTTGGCGTTGCCTGGTCCCCCCTCCCTTCCCTGGCTCAGGTCATGGAATCGGGGTCGGGGTCTCCCCCTACATCCATCCAACTGCCCGGAGCCACGCCACTCCCGACTGATGCCCCGGCTACCTCAGCCCCGGGGATGAAGCCATCGCCCCAGGTTCAACCGCTACCGCGCGATCGGCGATCGGTGCCCCTACCCCCGGTGCGTCGCCAGCCTGCCTATGTCACACCAGCTCAGGTGGAAGAAGGCTATACCCTAGGACCGGGCGATGCCATCAGAATCGACATCTTCAATGTTCCTGAATACAGTGGGCAGAACCAGGTGTTAACCGACGGCACCCTCAACCTGCCGCTGGTCGGTCGGGTTCCTGTGCAGGGGCTGACCCTGGAACAGGCCTCTGCCGATCTGGCGACCCGCTACACCCGTTTCCTCAAACGTCCGGTGATTACGCTAACCCTGTTGACCCCTCGCCCGATCAAGATTGCGGTGGCAGGGGAAGTGAATCGCCCTGGGGCTTATCTGGCGGCAACGACTACCCCAACCGTGACCAAAATGTTGCAGGAGG is from Leptolyngbya sp. 'hensonii' and encodes:
- a CDS encoding prohibitin family protein, with protein sequence MKSSTYPLYLTGGVVLILGALLFRPFTIVNAGQRGVIMQFGKVQDRILDEGLHPIVPIVTTIEKINVRVQKNDVKAEAASKDLQNVTADIAVNWHVDPLKVNRVFQQVGDEGQIVNGIITPAVSEVVKAATAKKTAEEIITRRTELKGEIDDQIRERLKPYGIIIDDVSLVDVSFSAEFNKAIEAKQIAEQQAKQADFIAQRAAKEAEAEVNRAKGQAEAQRLQRLTLTPELLQKLAIEKWNGQFPVVMGGNGALPFINIDPGKLSSVQKN
- a CDS encoding dual specificity protein phosphatase, encoding MVPSSWSSFSHSADKWVRKTAFYHLKQFLWRIVQFFVPFRKARDHSPARKAAYQKAAARRGKLRMSWVIPGKLAVGGSPQPGDSAVLAQANIRVVLSLCANSEEPLPEDVSQSFRCLRLVLPDSHYRSEMKPSQLMAAVDMIQHSIEHHLPIYVHCLAGIERSPTVCIAYLCRYRNLELWEALNWLKQVHPLSMPTESQLRAVLALLREYPYPQDRKIKT
- a CDS encoding hydantoinase B/oxoprolinase family protein — translated: MTTGWQFWIDRGGTFTDIVARRPDGQLILHKLLSENPGRYRDAAIQGIRDLLGLVSDQPIPTDQIAVVKMGTTVATNALLERQGDRTLLLITQGFGDALRIGYQHRPDIFARQIVLPEMIYERVIEVEERYSAQGEELVPITRPVETGLIASLRGAYDDGFRSCAIVFLHGYRYPNHERQVAALARQVGFTQISMSHAVSSLMKLISRGDTTVVDAYLSPILRRYVEQVSQSLSASGNRFPSLLFMQSNGGLAEARSFQGKDSILSGPSGGIVGAVETSLRAGFDRIISFDMGGTSTDVAHYRGEYERTFETEVAGVRLRTPMMAIHTVAAGGGSMLRFEDTGYRVGPASAGAYPGPACYRNGGPLTVTDCNVMLGRLQPEFFPRIFGTGGDQPLDQAIVQERFAELTRQIQSAKGDHRTPEQVARGFLTIAIEKMAAAIKKISVQRGYDVTDYTLCCFGGAGGQHACLIAEALGMQQVFIHPYAGVLSAYGMGLASLRVLRERAVEAPLTEALMPQLKAILAALEAAASGELTRQSPTGLDITLAVLPRVHLRYEGTDSALIVEFGERATLIDRFTQAHQQRYGFTSSSRPLIVEAVAVEVVGQMPHPPEPVLARSRKGAPVAIAQVPMYSADHWQTTPVFQRQDLQPGDHFAGPAILLDTTSTTILEPGWLAQVTDRGEVVLRRHCPADAPVLSLPTAALPQTPDPVLLEVLSNQFQSIAEQMGLTLQNTSSSVNIKERLDFSCAIFDQQGQLVANAPHIPVHLGSMGESVQALMASHGATLVPGDVYVLNNPYDGGTHLPDVTVITPVFCQESHPGRPAFYVASRGHHADIGGITPGSMPPHSTSLDQEGVLLDRVLLVDRGQFREQELLDLLTAGPYPARNPAQNIADLKAQIAANEWGVRELQHLVQQHGLALVQTYMGFVQEQAEAAVRRVLDQLAQRLTQQRFTYGMDNGSQIQVTVSLQPATRSARIDFTGTSPQEPNNFNAPLAVCKAAVLYVFRTLVTEAIPLNAGCLRPLEVIVPEGCLLHPHYPAAVVAGNVETSQAIVDALYGALGVMAASQGTMNNFTFGNDRYQYYETLCGGSGAGPDFDGTDAVHTHMTNSRLTDPEVLEWRFPVLLQSFAIRPHSGGQGKHRGGHGVIRRIQFRAAMTAGILANRRIIPPFGLAGGLAAAPGRTWVERIDGTTTELGSTATIALQPGDVFVIETPGGGGYGLPDSSRYFGEDAL
- a CDS encoding prohibitin family protein, producing the protein MKSTDSSRTATISLILALLLLLMVTVLKPFVIVNAGERGVVMQFGRVLPEVLGEGIHPIVPVINTVQKLSVRVQKHQIPTQAASKDLQDVFTDVALNWHIVPTQANVMFQEIGDENQVVQRIINPAVEEVLKAVMARYTAEEIITKREEVKAGVDQSLTGRLANYYIGVDDISLVGVHFSDRFSEAVEAKQIAEQEAKRAEFVAVKATREAEAEVNRAQGTAQAQRLLRETLTPELLQKQAIEKWDGHFPTVLGGNGALPFISLDGALPKP